The proteins below come from a single Salvelinus fontinalis isolate EN_2023a chromosome 1, ASM2944872v1, whole genome shotgun sequence genomic window:
- the LOC129865299 gene encoding galectin-related protein-like isoform X1, which translates to MAVSATEKDAIKTEDDHHNDSFGNPGLISPDREDIARLLKVPFSGRIRGGMRPGKKVIVMGIVDLEPDSFDISLTCGRGTEKEEPQPDVALKLSARFAERQFLRNSRVSGKWSEEEKSIDYFPFIPDQPFRIEIHCEHTRFRIFVDGNPLFDFFHKVKSLPSIDTVRIEGGLQITKLG; encoded by the exons ATGGCGGTGTCGGCAACGGAAAAAGACGCAATA AAGACTGAAGATGACCATCACAACGATTCGTTCGGGAACCCCGGGCTTATCTCGCCGGATAGGGAGGACATTGCACGGCTTCTG AAGGTGCCATTCAGCGGCCGCATCAGAGGTGGTATGAGGCCGGGGAAGAAGGTCATTGTCATGGGCATTGTTGATCTGGAGCCGGACAG CTTTGACATCAGCCTGACTTGCGGCCGCGGCACAGAGAAGGAGGAGCCACAGCCGGATGTGGCCCTGAAACTCAGCGCTCGATTCGCCGAGCGCCAGTTTCTGCGTAACTCCCGTGTCTCGGGAAAATGGAGCGAGGAGGAGAAGTCCATCGACTACTTCCCCTTCATCCCTGACCAGCCCTTCAGG aTCGAGATCCACTGCGAGCACACGCGCTTCCGGATATTTGTGGACGGAAACCCGCTCTTTGACTTTTTTCACAAAGTGAAATCTTTGCCGTCCATCGATACAGTGAGGATAGAAGGGGGTCTACAGATCACCAAGCTAGGTTAA
- the LOC129865299 gene encoding galectin-related protein-like isoform X2 has protein sequence MAVSATEKDAITEDDHHNDSFGNPGLISPDREDIARLLKVPFSGRIRGGMRPGKKVIVMGIVDLEPDSFDISLTCGRGTEKEEPQPDVALKLSARFAERQFLRNSRVSGKWSEEEKSIDYFPFIPDQPFRIEIHCEHTRFRIFVDGNPLFDFFHKVKSLPSIDTVRIEGGLQITKLG, from the exons ATGGCGGTGTCGGCAACGGAAAAAGACGCAATA ACTGAAGATGACCATCACAACGATTCGTTCGGGAACCCCGGGCTTATCTCGCCGGATAGGGAGGACATTGCACGGCTTCTG AAGGTGCCATTCAGCGGCCGCATCAGAGGTGGTATGAGGCCGGGGAAGAAGGTCATTGTCATGGGCATTGTTGATCTGGAGCCGGACAG CTTTGACATCAGCCTGACTTGCGGCCGCGGCACAGAGAAGGAGGAGCCACAGCCGGATGTGGCCCTGAAACTCAGCGCTCGATTCGCCGAGCGCCAGTTTCTGCGTAACTCCCGTGTCTCGGGAAAATGGAGCGAGGAGGAGAAGTCCATCGACTACTTCCCCTTCATCCCTGACCAGCCCTTCAGG aTCGAGATCCACTGCGAGCACACGCGCTTCCGGATATTTGTGGACGGAAACCCGCTCTTTGACTTTTTTCACAAAGTGAAATCTTTGCCGTCCATCGATACAGTGAGGATAGAAGGGGGTCTACAGATCACCAAGCTAGGTTAA
- the LOC129862237 gene encoding ABC transporter G family member 23-like, with protein MTEGRMKADQDAPPPSPGLEGLAIRCREVCRSYGKLKVLSNLNLTVSQGHIYGLLGPSGCGKTTLLKCILGTLKISRGHISVLGKPPAFPGHQVPGRMVGYMPQDLALYNEFSISDTLTFFGRIHGLSATDTQARMDFLVDFLDLPHNSSLVGKLSGGQKRRVSLGAALLQNPQLLILDEPTVGVDPVLRAKIWQHLVEIVKTGKVSVVITTHYIEEARQANVSSLHDVHA; from the exons ATGACGGAAGGAAGGATGAAGGCAGACCAGGatgctcctcccccctcccccggaTTGGAGGGTTTAGCGATCCGGTGTCGGGAAGTGTGTCGGTCGTACGGGAAACTCAAAGTCCTGAGTAACCTCAACTTGACCGTGTCACAGGGACACAT CTACGGCCTGCTGGGTCCGAGTGGATGTGGGAAGACCACGCTGTTGAAATGCATTCTGGGAACACTGAAGATCTCCCGAGGGCACATCAGCGTGTTGGGGAAGCCGCCCGCATTTCCTGGACACCAGGTCCCTGGGAGGATGGTGGGGTACATGCCACAG GACCTGGCGTTGTACAATGAGTTTTCTATCAGTGACACTCTGACGTTCTTTGGACGGATCCACGGCCTGTCAGCTACGGACACCCAGGCACGCATGGACTTCCTGGTGGACTTCCTGGACCTACCTCACAACAGCAGCCTGGTTGGAAAACTCAG cggAGGGCAGAAACGGAGGGTGTCTCTAGGAGCAGCCTTACTTCAGAACCCCCAGTTATTGATTCTGGATGAACCCACAGTCGGGGTGGACCCTGTGCTGAGAGCCAA GATCTGGCAGCATCTAGTAGAGATTGTGAAAACTGGAAAAGTATCAGTCGTCATCACCACTCACTACATCGAGGAGGCCAGGCAAGCCAATGTG